Proteins found in one Thunnus maccoyii chromosome 5, fThuMac1.1, whole genome shotgun sequence genomic segment:
- the LOC121897310 gene encoding MANSC domain-containing protein 4-like — MNVTWGLLTVLSLVGHTESRCSPTSYYKNCWIRRFPGIFIDIEESQRRGAQLLKYYQEETALKCSRTCCLTRNFSCNLAIFHYDTTQENCFHLHCPTLESCILSQRGNVVLYNITKGVDPDLLVFGKYFTSNVRVLPHHYGRVNASEPLSSDKRQFIHPPPPSPLTSAPTVKPSTTAVLTTSAPQSTSQPSTVSTTTTALSSTPAAPPAALWSHAQTTTQSTSPTPSFTLPPTTATTLDPYNAQTAPASPSTSTLEAITTTQPSTSTSTYQYTTTFSQSATSPPTSTALMGDIESSKQYPNDTKGTLGRNHTAGSEGDQGASGEDTVGDLGPEWHVAAHTLLVAVAICITVLLSCCCSILLVVSWRGQRKRMGRYHTSWRGKRGSMRLIKYVLVRESS; from the exons ATGAATGTCACATGGGGTTTGCTGACGGTTTTGAGTCTTGTGGGCCACACTGAATCGAGGTGCTCACCGACATCTTATTATAAAAACTGCTGGATACGACGCTTCCCGGGTATTTTCATCGACATTGAGGAGTCTCAGAGGAGAGGAGCGCAGCTTTTGAAGTATTACCAAGAGGAGACCGCGCTGAAATGCAGCAGGACCTGCTGCCTTACGAGAAATT TTTCTTGTAATCTGGCCATATTTCACTATGATACAACTCAAGAAAACTGCTTCCACCTGCACTGTCCCACACTGGAGAGCTGTATTCTCAGCCAGAGAGGCAACGTTGTCCTCTATAATATCACAAAAG GTGTGGATCCTGACCTGTTGGTGTTTGGAAAATACTTCACATCCAATGTGCGCGTGTTACCCCACCACTACGGCCGAGTCAACGCTTCAGAGCCACTGTCCTCAGACAAGCGCCAGTTCATTCACCCGCCTCCACCCTCACCTCTGACTTCAGCACCCACAGTTAAACCCTCCACCACAGCAGTGCTCACCACCTCTGCACCGCAGAGCACCAGTCAGCCTTCAACAGTTTCCACAACTACAACCGCCTTGTCTTCCACACCAGCGGCTCCTCCAGCAGCCCTGTGGAGTCATGCACAAACAACAACCCAGAGCACTTCTCCCACACCCAGCTTTACTCTACCTCCCACCACAGCCACCACCCTCGACCCTTACAATGCCCAAACCGCTCCTGCCTCCCCCTCCACTTCCACTCTGGAGGCTATCACAACTACACAGCCCTCCACATCCACCTCTACCTATCAATACACCACCACCTTTTCTCAGTCAGCCACCAGCCCTCCAACGTCCACAGCACTTATGGGCGACATAGAGAGCAGCAAGCAATACCCCAATGACACCAAGGGCACTCTGGGGAGGAACCACACTGCAGGCAGTGAGGGAGATCAGGGTGCCAGCGGAGAGGACACCGTAGGAGATTTGGGACCAGAGTGGCATGTAGCCGCTCACACCCTGCTGGTTGCAGTGGCCATCTGTATCACAGTgttgctgagctgctgctgctccatccTGCTGGTTGTGAGCTGGAGGGgtcagaggaagaggatgggACGCTACCATACGTCATGGAGAGGGAAAAGAGGCTCCATGCGTCTGATAAAGTATGTCCTGGTCAGAGAGAGCTCCTGA